From a single Glycine soja cultivar W05 chromosome 19, ASM419377v2, whole genome shotgun sequence genomic region:
- the LOC114398104 gene encoding uncharacterized protein LOC114398104 isoform X2, producing the protein MFGTVEHDEIRRAYRKMDLWYPDRWIKDPKLALEAKKRFQRVQEAYSVLSNKGKRRIYDAGLFGLIGEDDDEGFVDFMQEMASTMQKVRPKDEKGMLEDLQGLLMVMMADNEGMGKSGLSWNSSPCPTKRTRIL; encoded by the exons ATGTTCGGCACCGTCGAGCACGACGAAATTCGACGCGCTTATCGTAAGATGGATCTG TGGTATCCTGATAGGTGGATCAAGGACCCAAAGCTTGCACTAGAAGCTAAAAAGAGATTTCAGCGCGTTCAAGAGGCTTATTCAG TTTTGTCCAATAAAGGGAAGAGAAGGATATATGATGCTGGCTTGTTTGGTCTGATTGGAGAGGACGATGATGAG GGATTTGTTGATTTCATGCAAGAAATGGCCTCGACGATGCAGAAAGTGAGACCCAAG gatGAGAAAGGCATGTTGGAGGATCTTCAAGGATTGTTAATGGTTATGATGGCAGATAATGAAGGAATGGGAAAGTCTGGGTTAAGCTGGAATTCATCTCCATGTCCTACAAAAAGGACACGTATCTTGTGA
- the LOC114398104 gene encoding uncharacterized protein LOC114398104 isoform X1: MFGTVEHDEIRRAYRKMDLWYPDRWIKDPKLALEAKKRFQRVQEAYSVLSNKGKRRIYDAGLFGLIGEDDDELQGFVDFMQEMASTMQKVRPKDEKGMLEDLQGLLMVMMADNEGMGKSGLSWNSSPCPTKRTRIL; the protein is encoded by the exons ATGTTCGGCACCGTCGAGCACGACGAAATTCGACGCGCTTATCGTAAGATGGATCTG TGGTATCCTGATAGGTGGATCAAGGACCCAAAGCTTGCACTAGAAGCTAAAAAGAGATTTCAGCGCGTTCAAGAGGCTTATTCAG TTTTGTCCAATAAAGGGAAGAGAAGGATATATGATGCTGGCTTGTTTGGTCTGATTGGAGAGGACGATGATGAG TTACAGGGATTTGTTGATTTCATGCAAGAAATGGCCTCGACGATGCAGAAAGTGAGACCCAAG gatGAGAAAGGCATGTTGGAGGATCTTCAAGGATTGTTAATGGTTATGATGGCAGATAATGAAGGAATGGGAAAGTCTGGGTTAAGCTGGAATTCATCTCCATGTCCTACAAAAAGGACACGTATCTTGTGA
- the LOC114400474 gene encoding kinesin-like protein KIN-14I isoform X1, with protein sequence MAAEAALFFSVASVVEDVLQQHGPRLKDLDLESRKAEEAASRRYEAAGWLRKMVGVVAAKDLPAEPSEEEFRLGLRSGIILCNVINKVQSGAVPKVVESPVDSALIPDGAPLTAYQYFENVRNFLVAVQEIGIPTFEASDLEQGGKSSRIVNCVLALKSYSEWKMSGSNGVWKFGGNLKPTVTSKSFVRKNSDPFTNSLSRTSSLNDKSIAAFNSDVESIKMSGSHSLSMLVRAILSDKKPEEVPTLVESVLNKVVEEFEQRIASQGEQTKVTSRDPVSQSNGSAMADKKGEKKIHVVTKKEDCINKNEVATMVTQRQLMKQQMLFDQQQREIQELRHSLHSTKDGMQFMQMKFHEDFSNLGTHIHGLANAASGYHRVLEENRKLYNQVQDLKGSIRVYCRVRPFFPGQSNHLSAVENIEDGTITVNIPSKNGKGRRSFNFNKIFGPSATQAEVFLDMQPLVRSVLDGFNVCIFAYGQTGSGKTYTMTGPKEITEKSQGVNYRALSDLFLIADQRRDTVHYDVSVQMIEIYNEQVRDLLVTDGTNKRLEIRSSSQKGLSVPDASLVPVSSTIDVIELMNLGQRNRAVGATALNDRSSRSHSCLTVHVQGRDLASGAILRGCMHLVDLAGSERVDKSEATGDRLKEAQHINKSLSALGDVIASLAQKNSHVPYRNSKLTQLLQDSLGGQAKTLMFVHISPESDAIGETISTLKFAERVATVELGAARVNKDSADVKELKEQIASLKAALARKEGESEHSFLGSSEKHRTKASELSPYHINQRGPDAVDQLGCRQPMVEVGNIELRSNTTVRLKTQSFDFDEISANSPSWPPVNNSLAQNYGEDDKESGGSGEWVDKVMVNKQDVNKTENLLGCWQAASNGNLSEAFYQKYLKDSPKMYSEQSDNMFMGANQFNIAGSDDMDELDAATSDSSEPDLLWQFNHSKLSSVTNGIGSKTMRSKAAKNSPELSKSAVHSSPLGPSPSLKNSNGVPHRTGRHTAPVDVKRRTGSRK encoded by the exons ATGGCGGCAGAGGCGGCGTTGTTCTTTTCTGTGGCATCAGTGGTGGAGGACGTGCTTCAGCAGCACGGTCCTCGCCTCAAAGATCTTGATTTGGAATCTAGGAAAGCTGAAGAAGCTG CATCAAGAAGATATGAAGCGGCGGGGTGGTTGAGAAAAATGGTTGGAGTTGTAGCAGCCAAAGATTTACCAGCAGAGCCCTCTGAGGAAGAGTTTAGGCTTGGTTTGAGAAGTGGGATTATTCTCTGTAATGTTATTAATAAAGTTCAATCCGGGGCTGTTCCCAAG GTTGTGGAGAGTCCTGTTGATTCTGCATTGATCCCTGATGGGGCACCATTAACCGCATATCAGTATTTTGAAAACGTGAGGAATTTTCTGGTAGCTGTCCAAGAAATTGGAATTCCTACCTTTGAGGCATCTGATCTGGAACAA ggAGGAAAATCATCTAGGATTGTCAATTGCGTGTTGGCCCTGAAATCTTACAGTGAATGGAAAATGAGCGGGTCAAATGGTGTGTGGAAATTTGGTGGAAATCTCAAACCCACTGTGACTTCAAAATCTTTTGTGAGAAAAAATTCGGATCCATTTACTAATTCCTTGTCAAGGACTTCGTCGCTCAATGATAAATCTATTGCTGCTTTTAATTCTGACGTCGAGTCTATTAAAATG TCTGGTTCCCACTCTTTGAGTATGCTTGTTCGGGCAATTTTATCGGATAAGAAGCCAGAAGAAGTTCCAACT TTGGTGGAATCTGTTTTAAACAAGGTTGTAGAGGAGTTTGAGCAACGAATTGCAAGCCAAGGTGAACAG ACAAAAGTAACTTCAAGAGATCCCGTTTCTCAGAGCAACGGGTCTGCTATGGCAGATAAAAAG GGGGAGAAGAAGATTCATGTGGTAACGAAAAAAGAGGATTGcattaataaaaatgaagttgCTACTATGGTAACACAAAGGCAACTTATGAAGCAGCAAATGCTCTTCGACCAGCAGCAAAGAGAAATTCAG GAGCTAAGGCATAGTCTTCACTCCACAAAAGATGGTATGCAGTTCATGCAAATGAAATTTCACGAAGACTTCTCCAATCTTG GCACGCACATTCATGGCTTAGCTAATGCTGCTTCTGGATATCATAGAGTTCTTGAAGAAAATCGCAAACTATACAATCAAGTCCAGGATCTTAAGG GAAGTATTAGGGTGTACTGTCGAGTAAGACCCTTCTTTCCTGGACAATCAAACCATTTGAGTGCAGTGGAAAATATAGAAGATGGAACCATCACAGTTAATATTCCTTCAAAGAATGGGAAGGGACGAAGGTCCTTCAACTTTAACAAAATTTTTGGACCATCTGCTACCCAAG CCGAGGTCTTCCTAGATATGCAGCCACTCGTTAGGTCTGTTCTTGATGGTTTTAATGTTTGCATATTTGCATATGGCCAAACAGGATCAGGAAAAACTTACACTATG ACTGGACCCAAAGAGATCACAGAGAAAAGCCAAGGTGTAAATTACAGGGCTCTAAGTGATTTGTTTCTTATAGCAGATCAAAGGAGGGACACTGTCCACTATGACGTTTCTGTTCAAATGATTGAGATTTACAATGAGCAAGTCAGGGATCTGCTGGTCACTGATGGAACAAACAAAAG ATTAGAAATTCGAAGTAGTTCACAAAAAGGACTCAGCGTGCCAGATGCAAGCCTTGTCCCTGTATCATCTACTATTGATGTTATTGAACTAATGAACCTTGGTCAAAGGAACCGTGCTGTTGGAGCAACAGCCCTTAATGACCGCAGTAGCCGATCTCATAG TTGCTTGACTGTTCATGTTCAAGGAAGAGATTTGGCATCTGGAGCAATCCTTCGTGGATGCATGCATTTGGTTGACTTGGCAGGAAGTGAGAGAGTGGATAAGTCTGAGGCTACAGGAGATAGACTTAAAGAAGCACAGCATATTAACAAATCTCTTTCAGCTTTGGGAGATGTCATTGCTTCCCTTGCTCAGAAAAACTCTCACGTACCTTacagaaatagtaaactcacaCAACTACTCCAAGATTCACTTG GAGGACAGGCTAAGACACTAATGTTTGTTCACATAAGTCCAGAGAGTGATGCTATTGGAGAAACAATTAGTACCTTAAAATTTGCTGAAAGAGTTGCCACAGTTGAACTTGGTGCTGCTCGAGTAAACAAAGATAGTGCAGATGTTAAAGAACTCAAAGAACAG ATTGCCAGCCTCAAGGCAGCACTGGCAAGAAAGGAAGGAGAATCAGAACATTCTTTTTTGGGCAGCTCTGAAAAACATAGAACAAAGGCTAGTGAGCTATCACCTTATCATATAAACCAGCGAGGTCCTGACGCTGTGGATCAGCTTGGATGCCGGCAACCAATGGTTGAGGTTGGCAACATAGAA CTTCGGAGTAATACCACAGTGAGGCTCAAAACTCAGAGCTTTGATTTTGATGAGATATCAGCAAATTCACCATCATGGCCCCCAGTGAACAATAGTCTTGCACAAAACTATGGGGAGGATGACAAAGAATCTGGTGGTTCTGGAGAATGGGTTGATAAGGTCATGGTCAACAAGCAAGATGTAAACAAAACTGAGAACCTCTTGGGATGTTGGCAAGCAGCAAGCAATGGGAACTTATCTGAGGCCTTTTATCAGAAATACCTCAAAGATTCTCCCAAAATGTACTCAGAACAATCCGATAATATGTTCATGGGAGCCAATCAGTTTAACATTGCCGGTTCAGATGACATGGATGAGCTTGATGCTGCAACCAGTGATTCCTCAGAACCTGACTTACTTTGGCAATTTAATCATTCCAAACTTAGCAGCGTGACCAATGGAATTGGATCAAAGACTATGAGGTCTAAGGCAGCAAAAAACAGCCCTGAGTTGAG CAAGAGTGCTGTTCATTCTTCTCCTCTAGGTCCTTCACCTTCATTGAAAAACTCAAATGGTGTCCCACATCGAACAGGGAGGCATACAGCTCCAGTTGACGTGAAACGTAGAACTGGGAGTAGAAAATAA
- the LOC114400474 gene encoding kinesin-like protein KIN-14I isoform X2, with protein MAAEAALFFSVASVVEDVLQQHGPRLKDLDLESRKAEEAASRRYEAAGWLRKMVGVVAAKDLPAEPSEEEFRLGLRSGIILCNVINKVQSGAVPKVVESPVDSALIPDGAPLTAYQYFENVRNFLVAVQEIGIPTFEASDLEQGGKSSRIVNCVLALKSYSEWKMSGSNGVWKFGGNLKPTVTSKSFVRKNSDPFTNSLSRTSSLNDKSIAAFNSDVESIKMSGSHSLSMLVRAILSDKKPEEVPTLVESVLNKVVEEFEQRIASQGEQGEKKIHVVTKKEDCINKNEVATMVTQRQLMKQQMLFDQQQREIQELRHSLHSTKDGMQFMQMKFHEDFSNLGTHIHGLANAASGYHRVLEENRKLYNQVQDLKGSIRVYCRVRPFFPGQSNHLSAVENIEDGTITVNIPSKNGKGRRSFNFNKIFGPSATQAEVFLDMQPLVRSVLDGFNVCIFAYGQTGSGKTYTMTGPKEITEKSQGVNYRALSDLFLIADQRRDTVHYDVSVQMIEIYNEQVRDLLVTDGTNKRLEIRSSSQKGLSVPDASLVPVSSTIDVIELMNLGQRNRAVGATALNDRSSRSHSCLTVHVQGRDLASGAILRGCMHLVDLAGSERVDKSEATGDRLKEAQHINKSLSALGDVIASLAQKNSHVPYRNSKLTQLLQDSLGGQAKTLMFVHISPESDAIGETISTLKFAERVATVELGAARVNKDSADVKELKEQIASLKAALARKEGESEHSFLGSSEKHRTKASELSPYHINQRGPDAVDQLGCRQPMVEVGNIELRSNTTVRLKTQSFDFDEISANSPSWPPVNNSLAQNYGEDDKESGGSGEWVDKVMVNKQDVNKTENLLGCWQAASNGNLSEAFYQKYLKDSPKMYSEQSDNMFMGANQFNIAGSDDMDELDAATSDSSEPDLLWQFNHSKLSSVTNGIGSKTMRSKAAKNSPELSKSAVHSSPLGPSPSLKNSNGVPHRTGRHTAPVDVKRRTGSRK; from the exons ATGGCGGCAGAGGCGGCGTTGTTCTTTTCTGTGGCATCAGTGGTGGAGGACGTGCTTCAGCAGCACGGTCCTCGCCTCAAAGATCTTGATTTGGAATCTAGGAAAGCTGAAGAAGCTG CATCAAGAAGATATGAAGCGGCGGGGTGGTTGAGAAAAATGGTTGGAGTTGTAGCAGCCAAAGATTTACCAGCAGAGCCCTCTGAGGAAGAGTTTAGGCTTGGTTTGAGAAGTGGGATTATTCTCTGTAATGTTATTAATAAAGTTCAATCCGGGGCTGTTCCCAAG GTTGTGGAGAGTCCTGTTGATTCTGCATTGATCCCTGATGGGGCACCATTAACCGCATATCAGTATTTTGAAAACGTGAGGAATTTTCTGGTAGCTGTCCAAGAAATTGGAATTCCTACCTTTGAGGCATCTGATCTGGAACAA ggAGGAAAATCATCTAGGATTGTCAATTGCGTGTTGGCCCTGAAATCTTACAGTGAATGGAAAATGAGCGGGTCAAATGGTGTGTGGAAATTTGGTGGAAATCTCAAACCCACTGTGACTTCAAAATCTTTTGTGAGAAAAAATTCGGATCCATTTACTAATTCCTTGTCAAGGACTTCGTCGCTCAATGATAAATCTATTGCTGCTTTTAATTCTGACGTCGAGTCTATTAAAATG TCTGGTTCCCACTCTTTGAGTATGCTTGTTCGGGCAATTTTATCGGATAAGAAGCCAGAAGAAGTTCCAACT TTGGTGGAATCTGTTTTAAACAAGGTTGTAGAGGAGTTTGAGCAACGAATTGCAAGCCAAGGTGAACAG GGGGAGAAGAAGATTCATGTGGTAACGAAAAAAGAGGATTGcattaataaaaatgaagttgCTACTATGGTAACACAAAGGCAACTTATGAAGCAGCAAATGCTCTTCGACCAGCAGCAAAGAGAAATTCAG GAGCTAAGGCATAGTCTTCACTCCACAAAAGATGGTATGCAGTTCATGCAAATGAAATTTCACGAAGACTTCTCCAATCTTG GCACGCACATTCATGGCTTAGCTAATGCTGCTTCTGGATATCATAGAGTTCTTGAAGAAAATCGCAAACTATACAATCAAGTCCAGGATCTTAAGG GAAGTATTAGGGTGTACTGTCGAGTAAGACCCTTCTTTCCTGGACAATCAAACCATTTGAGTGCAGTGGAAAATATAGAAGATGGAACCATCACAGTTAATATTCCTTCAAAGAATGGGAAGGGACGAAGGTCCTTCAACTTTAACAAAATTTTTGGACCATCTGCTACCCAAG CCGAGGTCTTCCTAGATATGCAGCCACTCGTTAGGTCTGTTCTTGATGGTTTTAATGTTTGCATATTTGCATATGGCCAAACAGGATCAGGAAAAACTTACACTATG ACTGGACCCAAAGAGATCACAGAGAAAAGCCAAGGTGTAAATTACAGGGCTCTAAGTGATTTGTTTCTTATAGCAGATCAAAGGAGGGACACTGTCCACTATGACGTTTCTGTTCAAATGATTGAGATTTACAATGAGCAAGTCAGGGATCTGCTGGTCACTGATGGAACAAACAAAAG ATTAGAAATTCGAAGTAGTTCACAAAAAGGACTCAGCGTGCCAGATGCAAGCCTTGTCCCTGTATCATCTACTATTGATGTTATTGAACTAATGAACCTTGGTCAAAGGAACCGTGCTGTTGGAGCAACAGCCCTTAATGACCGCAGTAGCCGATCTCATAG TTGCTTGACTGTTCATGTTCAAGGAAGAGATTTGGCATCTGGAGCAATCCTTCGTGGATGCATGCATTTGGTTGACTTGGCAGGAAGTGAGAGAGTGGATAAGTCTGAGGCTACAGGAGATAGACTTAAAGAAGCACAGCATATTAACAAATCTCTTTCAGCTTTGGGAGATGTCATTGCTTCCCTTGCTCAGAAAAACTCTCACGTACCTTacagaaatagtaaactcacaCAACTACTCCAAGATTCACTTG GAGGACAGGCTAAGACACTAATGTTTGTTCACATAAGTCCAGAGAGTGATGCTATTGGAGAAACAATTAGTACCTTAAAATTTGCTGAAAGAGTTGCCACAGTTGAACTTGGTGCTGCTCGAGTAAACAAAGATAGTGCAGATGTTAAAGAACTCAAAGAACAG ATTGCCAGCCTCAAGGCAGCACTGGCAAGAAAGGAAGGAGAATCAGAACATTCTTTTTTGGGCAGCTCTGAAAAACATAGAACAAAGGCTAGTGAGCTATCACCTTATCATATAAACCAGCGAGGTCCTGACGCTGTGGATCAGCTTGGATGCCGGCAACCAATGGTTGAGGTTGGCAACATAGAA CTTCGGAGTAATACCACAGTGAGGCTCAAAACTCAGAGCTTTGATTTTGATGAGATATCAGCAAATTCACCATCATGGCCCCCAGTGAACAATAGTCTTGCACAAAACTATGGGGAGGATGACAAAGAATCTGGTGGTTCTGGAGAATGGGTTGATAAGGTCATGGTCAACAAGCAAGATGTAAACAAAACTGAGAACCTCTTGGGATGTTGGCAAGCAGCAAGCAATGGGAACTTATCTGAGGCCTTTTATCAGAAATACCTCAAAGATTCTCCCAAAATGTACTCAGAACAATCCGATAATATGTTCATGGGAGCCAATCAGTTTAACATTGCCGGTTCAGATGACATGGATGAGCTTGATGCTGCAACCAGTGATTCCTCAGAACCTGACTTACTTTGGCAATTTAATCATTCCAAACTTAGCAGCGTGACCAATGGAATTGGATCAAAGACTATGAGGTCTAAGGCAGCAAAAAACAGCCCTGAGTTGAG CAAGAGTGCTGTTCATTCTTCTCCTCTAGGTCCTTCACCTTCATTGAAAAACTCAAATGGTGTCCCACATCGAACAGGGAGGCATACAGCTCCAGTTGACGTGAAACGTAGAACTGGGAGTAGAAAATAA
- the LOC114400641 gene encoding nicotinamide adenine dinucleotide transporter 1, chloroplastic-like translates to MTADTHAAPNINPKGLLCNAAAGASAGVIAATFVCPLDVIKTRFQVHGVPQLAHRSAKGSIIVASLEQVFHKEGLRGMYRGLAPTVLALLPNWAVYFSAYEQLKSLLQSDDSHHLSIGANMIAASGAGAATTMFTNPLWVVKTRLQTQGMRPGVVPYRGTLSALRRIAHEEGIRGLYSGLVPALAGISHVAIQFPTYETIKFYLANQDDTAMEKLGARDVAIASSVSKIFASTLTYPHEVVRSRLQEQGHHSEKRYSGVIDCIRKVFHQEGVSGFYRGCATNLLRTTPAAVITFTSFEMIHRFLVSYFPSDPRPHIL, encoded by the exons ATGACTGCCGACACCCACGCCGCTCCTAATATCAATCCCAAGGGCCTCCTCTGCAATGCCGCCGCCGGTGCTTCCGCCG GGGTTATTGCTGCTACATTTGTGTGTCCTTTAGATGTCATCAAAACTAGGTTTCAGGTTCACGGTGTCCCGCAGCTCGCGCATCGAAGTgctaaag GCAGCATAATAGTTGCTAGTTTGGAACAAGTGTTTCACAAGGAGGGATTACGTGGCATGTACCGTGGACTCGCGCCCACTGTGCTGGCTTTACTTCCAAATTGGGCG GTTTATTTTAGTGCATATGAGCAGCTTAAGAGCCTTCTTCAGTCTGATG ATAGCCATCATCTTTCAATTGGAGCTAATATGATAGCTGCTTCTGGTGCTGGAGCTGCGACTACCATGTTTACAAATCCCCTTTGGGTTGTCAAGACTAGACTCCAA ACACAGGGAATGAGACCTGGTGTTGTGCCATATAGGGGCACACTATCTGCATTGAGGAGAATTGCACACGAGGAGGGCATTCGAGGGCTGTACAG TGGCCTTGTTCCTGCTCTGGCTGGTATCAGTCATGTTGCCATCCAATTTCCTACATATGagacaataaaattttatttggcaAATCAAG ATGACACAGCAATGGAAAAACTTGGTGCACGTGATGTTGCAATTGCATCATCAGTTTCCAAAATTTTTGCATCCACGTTGACATATCCTCATGAG GTTGTACGTTCCAGACTGCAAGAACAAGGGCATCATTCGGAGAAACGGTACTCTGGTGTGATTGATTGTATTAGAAAGGTTTTTCATCAAGAAGGTGTATCAGGCTTTTACCGAGGCTGTGCCACCAATCTTCTGAGGACAACGCCAGCTGCTGTGATTACATTCACCAGCTTTGAAATGATACACCGATTTCTTGTTTCTTATTTTCCTTCTGATCCACGGCCTCATATTTTGTGA